The following is a genomic window from Candidatus Paracaedibacteraceae bacterium.
TTATGTTTTGCTATGGTAGCGATTCTGATCCCTCGGATGAGTAAAATCATGGAATCACGAGCGCACGAACTTGAGCTACTAAAAACAAAAGCGAATAAATTAGCTGCCGAAGCTGATGCTTTATCCGCTAAAAACACACACGATTTTGACAAGGCAAAACATCAGGTTCATGCTCAAATATCACACATGATGAGTGACCTTAATAAAATGCGGGACGAGAAAATCCATGCCTTTGAAGAGCACGTCCATCAACAAACCCACATCTTAAGTGAGCAACTAACAAAAGATCGTCACGAAATCGAAGAAAAATCAAAGGATATACTTAAGCATTTGGTTCAGGACATTATCTCTAAACTAACAGAATCATCCCAAGCATCAACTTCTATAAAAGGATAAAGACCATGCACGAAACATCTTTTTTTGACGCTAGTTTTGTTGTTCTCATTGGATTCCTTGTTTTTATGGGAACGGTTTTAAAGTTTGGTTATCGCAAAGCGATTCAAGGAATTGATGCCCAGATCAAAGAGGTATCGCTTACGTTAGAAGAAGCCCAGACCCTTTTACAGATTGCTCAAGATCGCAAACAAACAGAGCTGCAATTAGAAAAACAATTGTCAAAAGAAATTGATGCAATGAAAAAGGCAGCAGACAAACAAATTGAAGAACTACAGCGAACGATGCATGCTAATATCGAAGCAATCCTCGAACGTAAACAGCTTGCGGCAGATTCAACCCTTGACCTCATGCGCAACAGTACAGTTCGACAACTGCAAGAAACATTAACACACGAAGCGGTTACTATTGTACAGCAGTCCATTAAGGCTTTTGATTCAGAGCAAGCACAAAAACTAAATGATTTAGCTATACAAGAACTTAAAGTGTTGCTAACGAATACAGGGGCAAATAATAACGGTGGATCTAAAAAAAAAGCAATTGCATAGAACACCATAAATGGAACAGTCTTTCCTAAAAAACAACTGAGCCTACCTCTATGCTTGAGTTGATTTATGAAGAATCGGTTACATATTAATGCTTAAAACCCGGTGATTATTAGTTGGTTAGCGACCCGCGCTACTCCGTCATTCCTAAGCAAGATTAACAAACGAATTATTGATCGTCATTTTTTGCCCCTCCCCCGCTCTTCGAGCGACCTCTCCCCAAGGTAGAGGAGACGTTAGGGCCTTATAACGACACGGATTAATTATAATTTGATAGGAAGTTTTTTACTTTCTTACATCGAATTCACGTTAACTAAATGCTCTCTGAGCCTCAGCCTTTATATCTGCCTTCTCAAACTTCAAAATCAAGAGGGTTAAAGCAAAAGCAACGATCATAATACCTAGAATAATTAACGCAACATTATACGCTGTACCATTATAAAAGTATCCCATTAAGGCAATGCTTAAAGAAATCAGCAATGAGCGAAAACTCATAATAAGGGAGGATGCTGCGCCTCGAATATTAGGGAATATTTCTAATGATGACGCAAAAATTAGAGGATAAACAATCGCAGCGCCAGAAGCGAACAAGACCATAGATAAGGTTGTCGCAAATGCCTCACATTCCCCTAGAAGACTTAAGGTCAGCATAAGCAATGCCCCGCCAATGCCCATTGCTCCGCCAATCATTAAACTCCTGTGACGCCCCATACGAGAGGAGAAATTGGATGAAAAAGAACTAACCAGTGAAAAGGCACCAACAATGATACCTTGATGCAAAGAATATTCGACAATATTAACCTGATAGGTTTGTTGGTATAAAAATGCAGCACACGCAATAAACGCGAAATAAGCAGCACCGCACGTACTTGGGACAATTGCATAAACCATAAATCGACCACTGGACAACAGTTGCTTAAAATCAGCAGTAATTTTACGGACTGAAATGATGTCTCGTTCTTGACGCGTCTCAGGTAAATACAAAACCAAGAGCACCCAAGAAACCACCGTCACTAAGGCTACAACGCCATAATTCCCACGCCAACCAATAGCTTCATTAATGAAACCACCCAAGACAGGAGCCAAGGCCATCGCTGTTGTTAAAAAGGAATTCATAACCCCAATAAGACGAGCTGATTTTTCACCTTGATAAGCATCGGCAATCATTGCAAAGACGATAACAGCAGAGGCAGAAGCCCCTACCCCCTGAAAAAATCGCGCCAGCAACAAAAGAGGCAAGTCAGGTGCGAGAACACACCCAACAGCCCCCAATACCATAATCAAGTTCCCAATAACCATCAAGGGACGACGACCATAAGCTTCGGACAAAGGCCCATAAACAAGGGCCGCCAAACAAAATCCGGCAAAATTTACAGCAACCGTGAGTTGAATCTCACCTTCACCAACAGCAAAATACCGTGCCATATCAGGAAATCCGGGCACAGAAATATCAACCTCAATACAACAAGCAACGAGGGATAAAACAAGTAATGGAAAAAACAGACGCGACATGATCGTACTCCTGATCAGGTTTAAACATCAATTATAATGGAAATAGGGATAAAAAGCTAAAAAGTCTATATAATTAGATCCGATAATTTTCCAACAAGATACAAAGAGCAAAACGTACAATTAAGTTCATAAGCAACGATATAATACTGCCGGAGAATCAAATGGAATGACTATACGTATTGGATACATAGACAACTCTTTTGTATACCAATATCACAGTCCCCGTCAAGACAAACAAACCACTAGCCATCCCCTAGCACCTATGCCATAATTCAATGAATCATATTGTGGAGGATTTTTCATGACAACAACAGATAAAGGAAAAGCGTTAGACGC
Proteins encoded in this region:
- a CDS encoding Bcr/CflA family efflux MFS transporter, with the protein product MSRLFFPLLVLSLVACCIEVDISVPGFPDMARYFAVGEGEIQLTVAVNFAGFCLAALVYGPLSEAYGRRPLMVIGNLIMVLGAVGCVLAPDLPLLLLARFFQGVGASASAVIVFAMIADAYQGEKSARLIGVMNSFLTTAMALAPVLGGFINEAIGWRGNYGVVALVTVVSWVLLVLYLPETRQERDIISVRKITADFKQLLSSGRFMVYAIVPSTCGAAYFAFIACAAFLYQQTYQVNIVEYSLHQGIIVGAFSLVSSFSSNFSSRMGRHRSLMIGGAMGIGGALLMLTLSLLGECEAFATTLSMVLFASGAAIVYPLIFASSLEIFPNIRGAASSLIMSFRSLLISLSIALMGYFYNGTAYNVALIILGIMIVAFALTLLILKFEKADIKAEAQRAFS